A window from Candidatus Zixiibacteriota bacterium encodes these proteins:
- a CDS encoding RNA-binding protein, with product MNIYIGNLSFNTTEDQLRQAFEGFGEVSSVKIVADKYSGEPKGFAFVEMSTQDEAVAAVSGLNGHELNGRVLNVDEAKPRPQSGNRTGGNGYRKLY from the coding sequence ATGAATATCTACATAGGAAACCTGTCATTCAATACGACAGAAGATCAATTACGCCAGGCCTTCGAGGGTTTTGGTGAAGTTTCAAGTGTTAAAATTGTTGCGGACAAGTACAGCGGAGAGCCTAAAGGTTTTGCGTTTGTAGAAATGTCAACACAGGACGAGGCTGTTGCCGCTGTCAGCGGCCTCAATGGCCATGAACTGAATGGCCGGGTGCTGAATGTCGACGAAGCGAAACCGCGCCCCCAAAGCGGTAACCGCACCGGCGGCAACGGCTATCGCAAATTGTACTAA